DNA from Salinibacterium sp. dk2585:
GTCGTCGTGAGGGTCTGGATGATGAAGGCGCCCACGAGGGTGCCCGTGAGTGAGTAGCGCCCGCCCATGAGCGAGGTGCCGCCGATCACGACCGCGAGGATCGCGTCCATCTCGATCCAGAGGCCCGCGTTGTTGGCGTCGGCCGCCGTGACGTTGGAGCTGATCATGAGGCCGGCGACACCGGCGCAGAGGCCGCTGAAGATGTAGACGGTCCATGTGATGCTGCGCGCACGCACCCCCGCGAGACGGCTTGCCGCCGGATTGATGCCGACCGACTCGATGAGGAGACCGAGTGCGGTGCGACGCGTCAGGAGCGCCGCAACGATGAACATGCCGCCCGCGATGATGATCGAGGCAGGCAGGCCGAGCCAGTACCCGCCGCCGATGACCTTGTAGGCGGGGCTCGAGACTGTGATGATCTGGCCCTCCGTGATGAGCATCGCGATGCCCCGGCCAGCCGTCATCAGGATGAGCGTGGCGATGATGGGCTGGATGCCGAGGGCCGCGACGAGCAGGCCGTTCCACGCCCCGAGCAGCAGGGAGAAGCCGAGGGCGACGGCGACGGCGGTCACGACCGTCGCGACGCTGCCGGGGTCTGGCGAGTCGGCGATGATCGTGCAGGCGAGGGCACCCGCGATCGCCACGACCGCGCCGACCGAGAGATCGATGCCGCGCGTCGCGATCACGACCGTCATGCCGAGCGCGACGAGCAGCGTGGGCGCGCCATTGCGAAGGATGTCTATGAGGCTGCCGAAGAGGTGGCCATCGTGCACGCGGATGGCGAGGAATGACGGCGACACGATCACGTTGAGGGCGAAGAGGGCGAGCAGGGTCACGATCGGCCAGAAGAGGCGGCTGTGCAGTGCTCGGCTCGCGAGGCCCTGGCGGCCACCGAGCTGCGCGCTGCTCATGCCCCGGCTCCCACGGTCGTGGCGACGGCATCCGTGTCGTCCTCGGAGCCGCTCGCAATGAGGGTCATGATCTCGCCGACCGTCACGTCTTCATTCACGAAATCGGCGACCTTGCGGCGGTCGCGCATGACGGCGATGCGGTGGCTCAGGCGCAGCACCTCTTCGAGTTCCGCCGAGATAAAGACGACCGACATGCCCTCCTCCGCGAGGTTGGCGACGAGTCGCTGGATCTCCGCTTTCGCGCCGACATCGATTCCTCGCGTCGGCTCGTCGAGGATCAGGAGCCGCGGCGCGACCGCGAGCCATCTCGCGAGGAGCACCTTCTGCTGGTTGCCGCCGCTCAGGTTGCGCACGAGCGCGTTGGGGTCGGCCGGGCGGATGCCGAGGGCGGAGATGTAGCTCGTCGCCAGTTCGTCTCGCCTGCGCTTCGGGATCGGGCGAAACCAGCCGCGGTCGCTCTGCAGCGCCAGCACGATGTTGTCGCGCACCGTCAGGTCGTCGACGATGCCCTCACGCTTGCGGTCCTCGCTCGAATACGCGATGCGCCTCTTGAGGGCCGCTCGCGGGGAGCGGAAGCGGCGCTGGCTTCCGGCGACCGTCAGGGTTCCCGTCTCGGCGCGGTCGGCGCCCGAGAGGAGCCGTGCAAGTTCCGTGCGGCCCGAGCCGAGGAGGCCAGCGAGGCCGACGACCTCTCCCTGGTGGATGGTGAGCGAGGTTGGCTCGACGGAGCCCTTGCGGCCAATCTCGTGCGCAGTGAGGTACGGCGCACTTCCCGCGGAGTCAGTGCTGTCGAGCGACTTCGAACGGGTTTCGAGCCGCTCGAGCAGCTCGATGTCCTTGCCAATCATCTTGTGCACGAGCTCGATGCGGAGGATCTCCTCGGTGCGGTACTCGCCGACGAGCGCTCCATTGCGCAGCACCGTGAGCCGGTCGGCGATCTCGTAGACCTGGTCGAGGAAGTGGCTCACGAAGAGGATTGCAACCCCGTCGTCCTTGAGCCGGCGGATGACGCGGAAGAGCTCGGCCACCTCATCCGCATCGAGGCTCGAGGTCGGCTCATCGAGGATCAGTACCTTGGCGCGAATGTCAATGGCTCGAGCGATGGCGACGAGCTGCTGCACCGCGAGCGAGTGCGAGCTGAGGGGGGAGGCGGGGTCGATGTCGAGGTTGAGGCCCGCGAGCACCTCCGCCGCACGACGCCGCGTTGACGCCCAGTCGATCAGGCCGAAGCGACGGGGTTCCCGCCCGAGCATGATGTTCTCGGCGACCGAGAGGTTGGAAAGCAGGTTGACCTCCTGGTAGACCGTGCTGATTCCCGCATCCTGCGCCTGCGCCGGGCCGTTCACGCTGAGCGGCTCGCCCGCGAGCATGATGGCGCCGGAATCGATGGGGTAGACGCCGGTCAGCGCCTTGATGAGGGTGGACTTGCCCGCCCCGTTCTCGCCCATGAGTGAATGGACCTCGCCAGGGAACATGCGAAAGCTCACCGAATCGAGCGCCTTGACGCCGGGGAAGCTGATCGAGATGTCTCGCATCTCCACGACGGGGGCAGGGCTGGTCTCGCTCATGTCTCTCCTCATTGAGAAAACTCGGGTGCCCTTTCAGAATTCAGGAAGGCAGGCCTTCCTGAATTCTGAAAGGTTCGCGCTTAGTACTGCCGGTTGGGCAGGGCCTCGACGGCCTGCTCCTGCGTGAACGTCGTCTCCTCCGTCACGATGCGCTTCTCGACATCCTCGCCCGCGACGACCTTCTGCACGATCTCGACCAGCTGGTCGCCGAGGAGCGGCGAGCACTCCACGATGAAGTTGATCTTGCCATCGGCGAGGGCCTGCATGCCGTCCTTGACCGCGTCGACCGTGACGATCGTGATGTCCTCGCCCGGAACCAACCCGGCCGCCTCGATCGCCTCGATCGCGCCGAGGCCCATGTCATCGTTGTGGGCGTAGACGAGGTCGATGTCGGGGTTCGACTTGAGGAAGGCCTCCATGACCTGCTTGCCGCCGGCCCTCGTGAAGTCGCCCGTCTGCGAGGCGACGACCTCGAACTTCGGGTCGGTCACGACGTTGCGGAAGCCTTCGGCGCGGTCGTTGGCGGGAGCCGCACCCGTCGTGCCCTGCAGCTCGACGATGTTGACCTGGTCGGCGTCGGCGAACTCGCTGTTGACCCACTCGCCGGCCCGCTCGCCCTCAAGGATAAAGTCCGAGCCGAGGAACGAGACATAGAGCGACTCATCCTCCGAGTCGACCGCGCGGTCGGTCAGCACGACGGGGATGCCAGCGTCCTTGGCCTCCTTGAGCACCGTGTCCCAGCCGGACTCGACGACGGGGGAGAACGCGATCACGTCGACCTGCTGCTGGATGTAGCTGCGGAGCGCCTTGATCTGGTTCTCCTGCTTCTGCTGGGCGTCGGAAAACTTGAGCTCGATGCCCGCCTCCTCGAAGGCACGCTTGATGTCGGTCGTGTTGGCGGTGCGCCATCCGCTCTCGGCGCCGACCTGTGCGAAGCCGACGACGATGTCTTCGTTGCCGCCCTCTCCGCCCTGTGCCCCAGAGTCGCCGCCTCCGGCGCAGC
Protein-coding regions in this window:
- a CDS encoding ABC transporter substrate-binding protein, coding for MKKFTGVAATAAMLIALTGCAGGGDSGAQGGEGGNEDIVVGFAQVGAESGWRTANTTDIKRAFEEAGIELKFSDAQQKQENQIKALRSYIQQQVDVIAFSPVVESGWDTVLKEAKDAGIPVVLTDRAVDSEDESLYVSFLGSDFILEGERAGEWVNSEFADADQVNIVELQGTTGAAPANDRAEGFRNVVTDPKFEVVASQTGDFTRAGGKQVMEAFLKSNPDIDLVYAHNDDMGLGAIEAIEAAGLVPGEDITIVTVDAVKDGMQALADGKINFIVECSPLLGDQLVEIVQKVVAGEDVEKRIVTEETTFTQEQAVEALPNRQY
- a CDS encoding sugar ABC transporter ATP-binding protein, whose product is MSETSPAPVVEMRDISISFPGVKALDSVSFRMFPGEVHSLMGENGAGKSTLIKALTGVYPIDSGAIMLAGEPLSVNGPAQAQDAGISTVYQEVNLLSNLSVAENIMLGREPRRFGLIDWASTRRRAAEVLAGLNLDIDPASPLSSHSLAVQQLVAIARAIDIRAKVLILDEPTSSLDADEVAELFRVIRRLKDDGVAILFVSHFLDQVYEIADRLTVLRNGALVGEYRTEEILRIELVHKMIGKDIELLERLETRSKSLDSTDSAGSAPYLTAHEIGRKGSVEPTSLTIHQGEVVGLAGLLGSGRTELARLLSGADRAETGTLTVAGSQRRFRSPRAALKRRIAYSSEDRKREGIVDDLTVRDNIVLALQSDRGWFRPIPKRRRDELATSYISALGIRPADPNALVRNLSGGNQQKVLLARWLAVAPRLLILDEPTRGIDVGAKAEIQRLVANLAEEGMSVVFISAELEEVLRLSHRIAVMRDRRKVADFVNEDVTVGEIMTLIASGSEDDTDAVATTVGAGA
- a CDS encoding ABC transporter permease yields the protein MSSAQLGGRQGLASRALHSRLFWPIVTLLALFALNVIVSPSFLAIRVHDGHLFGSLIDILRNGAPTLLVALGMTVVIATRGIDLSVGAVVAIAGALACTIIADSPDPGSVATVVTAVAVALGFSLLLGAWNGLLVAALGIQPIIATLILMTAGRGIAMLITEGQIITVSSPAYKVIGGGYWLGLPASIIIAGGMFIVAALLTRRTALGLLIESVGINPAASRLAGVRARSITWTVYIFSGLCAGVAGLMISSNVTAADANNAGLWIEMDAILAVVIGGTSLMGGRYSLTGTLVGAFIIQTLTTTVYTIGIAPEITLVFKALVVIAVCLLQSPAMRERMRRRARTTTPATAKAVAS